From a region of the Pongo pygmaeus isolate AG05252 chromosome 5, NHGRI_mPonPyg2-v2.0_pri, whole genome shotgun sequence genome:
- the SERPINB9 gene encoding serpin B9, producing the protein METLSNASGNFAIRLLKILCQDNPSHNVFCSPVSISSALAMVLLGAKGNTATQMAQALSLNTEEDIHRGFQLLLTEVNKPGTQYLLRTANRLFGEKTCQFLSTFKESCLQFYRAELKELSFMKAAEESRKHINTWVSKKTEGKIEELLPGSSIDAETRLVLVNAIYFKGKWNESFDETYTREMPFKINQEEQRPVQMMYQEATFKLAHLGEVRAQLLELPYAGKELSLLVLLPDDGVELSTVEKSLTFEKLTAWTKPDCMKSTEVEVLLPKFKLQEHYDMESVLRHLGIVDAFQQGKADLSAMSVERDLCLSKFVHKSFVEVNEEGTEAAAASSCFVVAECCMESGPRFCADHPFLFFIRHNRANSLLFCGRFSSP; encoded by the exons ATGGAAACTCTTTCTAATGCAAGTGGTAATTTTGCCATACGCCTTTTAAAGATACTGTGTCAAGATAACCCTTCGCACAACGTGTTTTGTTCTCCTGTGAGCATCTCCTCCGCCCTGGCCATGGTTCTTCTAGGGGCAAAGGGAAACACCGCAACCCAGATGGCCCAG GCACTGTCTTTAAACACAGAGGAAGACATTCATCGGGGTTTCCAGTTGCTTCTCACTGAAGTGAacaagcctggcacacagtaccTGCTGAGAACGGCCAACAGGCTCTTTGGAGAGAAAACTTGTCAATTCCTCTCA ACGTTTAAGGAATCCTGTCTTCAATTCTACCGTGCTGAGCTGAAGGAGCTTTCCTTTATGAAAGCTGCAGAAGAGTCCAGGAAACACATCAACACCTGGGTCTCAAAAAAGACCGAAG GTAAAATTGAAGAGTTGTTGCCGGGTagctcaattgatgcagaaaccAGACTGGTTCTTGTCAATGCCATCTACttcaaaggaaagtggaatgaatcgtTTGACGAAACATACACAAGGGAAATGCCCTTTAAAATAAACCAG GAGGAGCAAAGGCCGGTGCAGATGATGTATCAGGAGGCCACGTTTAAGCTCGCCCACCTGGGCGAGGTGCGCGCGCAGCTGCTGGAGCTGCCCTACGCCGGGAAGGAGCTGAGCCTGCTGGTGCTGCTGCCTGATGACGGCGTGGAGCTCAGCACG GTGGAAAAAAGTCTCACTTTTGAGAAACTCACAGCCTGGACCAAGCCAGACTGTATGAAGAGTACTGAGGTTGAAGTTCTCCTTCCAAAATTTAAACTGCAAGAGCATTATGACATGGAATCTGTGCTTCGGCATTTGGGAATTGTTGATGCCTTCCAACAGGGCAAGGCTGACTTGTCGGCAATGTCAGTGGAGAGAGATCTGTGTCTGTCCAAGTTCGTGCACAAGAGTTTTGTGGAGGTGAATGAAGAAGGCACCGAGGCAGCGGCAGCCTCGAGTTGCTTCGTGGTTGCAGAGTGCTGCATGGAATCTGGCCCCAGGTTCTGTGCTGACcaccctttccttttcttcatcaGGCACAACAGAGCCAACAGCCTTCTGTTCTGTGGCAGGTTCTCATCTCCATAA